One Dehalococcoidia bacterium genomic region harbors:
- the cmr1 gene encoding type III-B CRISPR module RAMP protein Cmr1, giving the protein ERAGCMSTSAANLRVKLETVTPLFLGGADPRDKPELRAPSFRGALRYWLRAALGGVQGDADLGPLREAEAKVFGAAGSDSACASAIGVRLQAAQQLATVSYSQLVRGRAGLAYLWFAARGTQREQERSGLTGGFYLQLALRQGQSADLLEKAYLALWLLTRFGGVGTRTRRGAGAVQVVQQDRVLIDDLPLVIRARTPKELADELASGLRKVRTVLGEGYSTVVRKPSEFDLIHPETCRIWVLEKPYGRWEEALDEFGRCFSGFRRRRNPDYRELRAAVHGNRDSMRPIERAAFGLPMPLYFQSTKQQATLRPTNRDRRMSPLIVRPVKLASGQYAIVLVWFRSRFLPEGEALILHAGARSVRGPLPDDGLISTFIGGSDPINGSSLRDCGLQAREVRYG; this is encoded by the coding sequence CGAAAGGGCAGGTTGCATGTCGACATCGGCAGCGAACCTGAGAGTGAAGCTGGAGACGGTAACGCCGCTCTTTCTGGGGGGCGCCGATCCGCGCGACAAACCGGAGCTGAGGGCCCCTTCCTTCCGCGGTGCCCTCCGTTACTGGCTGCGAGCGGCGCTAGGCGGAGTGCAGGGAGATGCAGACCTGGGCCCCTTGAGGGAAGCGGAGGCGAAGGTTTTCGGGGCTGCCGGTAGTGACAGCGCTTGCGCCTCCGCCATCGGTGTGCGCTTGCAAGCCGCTCAGCAGCTGGCTACAGTGAGCTACTCGCAACTCGTGCGAGGCCGGGCAGGCCTGGCCTATTTGTGGTTCGCGGCGCGAGGCACCCAGCGGGAGCAGGAGCGAAGCGGGCTGACGGGCGGCTTTTACCTGCAACTGGCCCTGAGACAGGGGCAGTCCGCCGACCTTCTCGAGAAGGCCTATCTCGCCCTGTGGCTCCTGACTCGCTTCGGGGGAGTCGGCACCCGCACGCGTCGCGGCGCAGGCGCCGTCCAGGTCGTGCAGCAGGACCGCGTTCTGATAGACGATTTGCCCCTCGTCATTCGGGCACGCACCCCTAAAGAGCTGGCAGACGAGCTGGCAAGCGGCCTGAGAAAGGTCCGGACGGTCCTGGGAGAAGGTTACTCGACGGTTGTGCGGAAGCCGTCCGAGTTCGACCTCATCCACCCCGAGACGTGTCGCATATGGGTGCTGGAGAAGCCCTATGGCCGCTGGGAGGAAGCGCTCGACGAGTTCGGCAGGTGCTTCTCGGGATTCCGCAGACGCCGGAACCCGGACTATCGCGAGCTGAGGGCTGCTGTACACGGGAACCGGGACAGCATGAGGCCGATCGAGCGGGCAGCGTTCGGGTTGCCTATGCCGCTTTACTTTCAGTCCACGAAGCAGCAGGCCACCCTGCGGCCCACGAATCGCGACCGGCGCATGTCGCCCCTGATCGTCCGTCCCGTAAAGCTGGCCAGCGGGCAGTACGCCATCGTCCTGGTGTGGTTCCGATCGAGGTTCCTCCCGGAGGGCGAGGCTCTCATCCTACACGCAGGCGCCCGCTCTGTCCGCGGGCCACTGCCGGACGACGGGCTGATATCCACGTTCATAGGAGGCAGTGATCCCATCAACGGGAGCTCCTTGAGGGACTGCGGCCTCCAGGCGCGAGAGGTGCGGTATGGGTGA